In one Oryza glaberrima chromosome 2, OglaRS2, whole genome shotgun sequence genomic region, the following are encoded:
- the LOC127761157 gene encoding uncharacterized protein LOC127761157 translates to MERKSVLVVGGSGYLGQHLLAALAAGGEVDVAFTHHRDTAPQPLLHALPGLRAFRVDLRSGDGLRAVSDSFGQPHVIVNCAAISVPRQCETDPAAAMATNVPSSLVTWLLSFGNDNTLLIHLSTDQVYEGVKSFYKEDDETLPVNMYGKSKVAAEKFIIEQCSNYAILRSSIIYGPQTISPVAKSLPIQWMDNVLSQGQQVQFFNDEFRCPVYVKDMVDVVLSLTKSWLADGKAVQVLLNVGGPDRVSRLQMAESVADVRGYSHSIIKSVSASSVDRGVASPPDISMDITKLTQMLGIKPISFQDGVRATLAAEAST, encoded by the exons ATGGAGAGGAAGAGTGTGCTCGTCGTCGGGGGCAGCGGCTACCTGGGCCagcacctcctcgccgcgctcgctgccggcggcgaggtcgacgtcGCCTTCACCCACCACCGCGACACCGCGCCGCAGCCGCTCCTGCACGCGCTCCCCGGGCTTCGCGCCTTCAGAGTAGACCTCCGCTCCGGCGATGGCCTCCGCGCCGTCTCCGACTCCTTCGGCCAG CCGCATGTGATTGTGAACTGTGCTGCAATCTCGGTACCTCGGCAATGCGAAACGGATCCTGCTGCTGCTATGGCTACTAATGTACCTTCATCACTTGTCACTTGGTTGTTAAGCTTTGGGAATGACAACACTCTTCTTATCCATCTCTCAACAGATCAAG TTTACGAGGGAGTAAAATCCTTCTACAAAGAGGATGATGAGACCTTGCCAGTGAACATGTATGGAAAATCTAAAGTTGCTGCAGAGAAGTTTATTATTGAACAATGCTCAAACTATGCAATCTTGAGAAGCAGTATTATTTATGGGCCACAAACAATTTCTCCTGTGGCAAAATCTCTTCCAATTCAG TGGATGGATAATGTTCTTTCACAAGGCCAACAAGTTCAATTCTTTAATGATGAGTTCCGGTGTCCTGTTTATGTAAAAGATATGGTGGATGTAGTGTTGTCTTTGACAAAATCATGGTTAGCAG ATGGTAAAGCTGTTCAAGTACTCCTGAATGTCGGTGGACCAGATAGAGTCTCAAGACTGCAGATGGCTGAATCTGTTGCTGATGTTCGTGGATATAGTCATTCTATAATCAAATCTGTATCTGCTTCATCG GTTGACCGGGGTGTAGCTTCTCCACCAGACATATCCATGGATATCACCAAACTAACCCAAATGCTTGGTATCAAGCCAATTTCATTTCAAGATGGAGTCAGAGCTACACTTGCTGCAGAAGCTAGTACATGA